One stretch of Oceanimonas pelagia DNA includes these proteins:
- a CDS encoding DUF1107 domain-containing protein, producing MRIFNKYQPLLIAKYVKTFFKGRLYIHGRGAYSYARGMLIMPEQADDRHRKTVSEINRLIGQLNSPQPAA from the coding sequence ATGCGAATCTTTAACAAGTATCAGCCTTTGTTGATCGCCAAATACGTTAAAACCTTCTTCAAGGGCAGGCTCTACATTCACGGCCGTGGCGCCTACAGCTACGCCCGGGGCATGCTGATCATGCCCGAGCAGGCCGATGACCGCCACCGCAAGACGGTGAGTGAAATCAACCGGCTGATCGGTCAGCTGAACTCACCACAACCCGCCGCCTGA
- the smrB gene encoding endonuclease SmrB produces MTASSSPEDDKTLFMEAMKGIRRLKQDTISPHRSPVKVKAVRAAERKDRAEAHPFSDLYEPWLDQDGPTRFRADDTSAFELKRLRRGDYVPELFLDLHGLTQEEAKQELSALLLAARRNNVHCVSIMHGHGKHILKQRLPMWLAQHPQVMAFHQATREWGGDAALLVLLKTES; encoded by the coding sequence ATGACCGCCTCATCCTCTCCCGAAGACGACAAAACGCTGTTTATGGAAGCGATGAAGGGTATCCGCAGACTGAAGCAGGATACCATAAGTCCGCACCGGTCGCCGGTCAAGGTGAAAGCCGTCCGGGCGGCGGAGCGCAAGGACAGGGCCGAAGCCCATCCGTTTTCCGACCTGTATGAACCCTGGCTGGATCAGGACGGTCCGACCCGCTTTCGCGCCGACGATACCTCGGCCTTTGAACTGAAGCGGCTGCGCCGGGGCGACTATGTGCCCGAGCTGTTCCTGGATTTGCATGGCCTGACTCAGGAAGAGGCCAAGCAGGAGCTGTCGGCACTGCTGCTGGCCGCCCGCCGCAACAACGTGCATTGCGTGTCTATCATGCACGGCCATGGCAAGCACATTCTCAAGCAGCGCCTGCCCATGTGGCTGGCCCAGCACCCGCAGGTGATGGCCTTTCACCAGGCCACCCGGGAATGGGGGGGCGATGCCGCCCTGCTGGTGCTGCTGAAAACCGAGTCGTAA
- the prmB gene encoding 50S ribosomal protein L3 N(5)-glutamine methyltransferase, whose protein sequence is MDTLFNDEALTELHTMGDWLRFAASRFQQAGLFYGHGTDNAWDDAVQLVLPLLHLPLDCPPQAKDARLVPAERRVLLDAIRRRVEERLPTPYITHTAWFAGYEFYVDERVLIPRSPIAELIDTRFAPWLAHEPARIMDMCTGSGCIAIALAHAFPEAEVDALDISRDALDVAEINIQNHGLEQQVIPIESDLFSALPAGDKYDLIVANPPYVDEEDMSDLPEEFRHEPELALASGADGLDFTRRLLAQACDFLTDDGVLVVEVGNSQVHMEFAFPELPLSWVEFEHGGHGVFVISRRDLLPHKDQF, encoded by the coding sequence TTGGACACGCTTTTTAACGATGAGGCGCTCACCGAGCTGCACACCATGGGTGACTGGCTGCGGTTTGCCGCCAGCCGCTTTCAGCAGGCCGGCCTGTTTTACGGCCACGGCACCGACAACGCCTGGGACGATGCGGTGCAACTGGTGTTGCCGTTGCTGCATCTGCCCCTCGACTGTCCGCCCCAGGCGAAGGATGCCCGGCTGGTGCCCGCCGAGCGCCGGGTGCTGCTGGACGCCATTCGTCGCCGGGTGGAAGAACGCCTGCCCACGCCCTACATTACCCACACCGCCTGGTTTGCCGGCTATGAATTCTACGTGGACGAGCGGGTGCTGATCCCACGCTCGCCCATTGCCGAGCTGATCGATACCCGCTTTGCGCCCTGGCTGGCCCATGAGCCCGCCCGCATCATGGACATGTGCACCGGCTCCGGCTGCATCGCCATCGCCCTGGCCCATGCCTTTCCCGAGGCGGAAGTGGACGCTCTCGACATCTCCCGGGATGCCCTCGACGTGGCCGAGATCAACATTCAGAACCACGGTCTGGAACAGCAGGTGATTCCCATAGAGTCGGATCTGTTCTCGGCGCTGCCCGCCGGTGACAAGTACGATCTGATCGTGGCCAATCCGCCCTATGTGGACGAAGAGGACATGAGCGATCTGCCCGAGGAGTTCCGCCACGAGCCGGAGCTGGCGCTGGCCTCCGGGGCCGACGGCCTCGACTTTACCCGTCGCCTGCTGGCCCAGGCCTGTGACTTCCTCACCGACGACGGCGTGCTGGTGGTGGAAGTGGGCAACAGCCAGGTGCACATGGAGTTTGCCTTTCCCGAGTTGCCGCTGTCCTGGGTGGAATTCGAGCACGGCGGCCATGGCGTGTTCGTGATCAGCCGGCGGGATCTGCTGCCGCATAAAGACCAGTTTTAA
- the aroC gene encoding chorismate synthase, whose protein sequence is MAGNSIGTLFRVSTFGESHGLALGAVVDGVPPGVELTEADLQHDLDRRKPGTSRFTTQRREADEVKILSGVFEGRTTGTSIGLLIENTDQRSKDYSAIKDLFRPGHADYTYHQKYGIRDYRGGGRSSARETAMRVAAGAIAKKVLARFGVSIYAHLTQLGPIKAESFDRSIIETNPFFFADAGKLEALDEYMRELKKEGNSIGAKIQVVATGVPVGLGEPVFDRLDADLAHALMGINAVKGVEIGDGFAVVEQKGSEHRDELTPEGFASNHAGGILGGISSGQDIVASIALKPTSSIMVPGKTIDKDGNPTEMVTRGRHDPCVGIRAVPIAEAMMAIVLLDHLLLNRAQNAGVHTGTPQLR, encoded by the coding sequence ATGGCAGGGAACAGTATAGGAACCCTCTTTCGCGTCTCCACCTTTGGCGAGAGCCACGGCCTGGCGCTGGGCGCCGTGGTCGATGGTGTGCCTCCCGGCGTGGAGCTGACCGAAGCAGATTTGCAGCACGACCTCGACCGGCGCAAGCCCGGCACCTCCCGCTTTACCACCCAACGGCGGGAGGCGGACGAAGTCAAGATTCTGAGCGGCGTGTTTGAAGGCAGGACCACCGGCACCTCTATTGGTCTGCTCATCGAAAACACCGATCAGCGTTCCAAGGACTATTCCGCCATCAAGGATCTGTTCCGCCCCGGCCATGCCGATTACACCTATCACCAGAAATACGGCATTCGCGACTACCGGGGCGGCGGCCGCTCCTCGGCGCGGGAAACCGCCATGCGGGTAGCCGCCGGCGCCATTGCCAAGAAGGTGCTGGCCCGGTTCGGCGTGTCCATCTACGCCCATCTGACCCAGCTCGGCCCGATCAAGGCAGAAAGCTTTGACCGCAGCATCATTGAAACCAATCCCTTCTTTTTTGCCGATGCCGGCAAACTGGAGGCGCTGGACGAGTACATGCGCGAGCTGAAAAAGGAAGGCAATTCCATCGGCGCCAAAATTCAGGTGGTGGCCACCGGCGTGCCCGTGGGCCTGGGTGAGCCGGTGTTTGACCGCCTTGACGCCGATCTGGCCCATGCGCTGATGGGCATCAATGCGGTCAAGGGCGTGGAAATCGGTGACGGTTTTGCCGTGGTGGAGCAAAAGGGCTCCGAGCACCGCGACGAGCTGACGCCGGAAGGCTTTGCCAGCAACCACGCCGGTGGCATTCTGGGGGGCATTTCCAGCGGTCAGGACATCGTCGCCAGCATCGCGCTCAAGCCCACCTCCAGCATCATGGTGCCGGGCAAGACCATCGACAAGGACGGTAACCCCACCGAAATGGTCACCCGCGGCCGCCACGACCCTTGCGTGGGCATTCGCGCCGTGCCCATTGCCGAGGCCATGATGGCCATTGTGCTGCTCGATCACCTGTTGCTGAACCGCGCCCAGAACGCCGGCGTGCACACCGGCACCCCGCAATTGCGCTGA
- a CDS encoding elongation factor P hydroxylase: MSFCYRELISLFDHTFFDTHNTRLELGDDEPIYLPADGEVDHHRIVFAHGFFASALHEIAHWLLAGEARRQQVDYGYWYHPDGRDAAAQAAFEAVEVKPQAIEWALSASCGFPFNVSCDNLEGTVEPDRHAFRARVREQALRYLETGFPPRAQRLMAVLQRHYRRSPLTAADFV; this comes from the coding sequence ATGTCGTTTTGCTACCGGGAGCTGATCTCCCTGTTCGATCACACCTTTTTTGACACTCACAATACCCGCCTGGAATTGGGGGACGACGAGCCCATCTACCTGCCGGCCGATGGCGAGGTGGACCATCATCGCATTGTGTTTGCCCACGGCTTTTTTGCCAGCGCCCTGCATGAAATTGCCCACTGGCTGCTGGCAGGTGAGGCCCGTCGCCAGCAGGTGGATTATGGCTACTGGTATCATCCCGACGGTCGCGACGCCGCGGCCCAGGCGGCCTTTGAGGCGGTGGAGGTCAAGCCTCAGGCCATTGAGTGGGCACTGTCGGCAAGCTGTGGCTTTCCCTTTAACGTGAGCTGCGACAACCTGGAAGGCACGGTGGAGCCGGACCGGCACGCTTTTCGTGCCCGCGTGCGCGAGCAGGCCCTGCGTTATCTCGAAACCGGTTTTCCGCCCCGGGCCCAGCGGCTGATGGCGGTGCTGCAACGGCACTACCGGCGCTCACCTTTAACCGCCGCCGACTTTGTTTAA
- a CDS encoding ATP-NAD kinase family protein, giving the protein MFRIGLIINPLAGLGGSVALKGSDGMAAEALARGAEPRAQQRSGLALAELSELKDRFCLYTVAGNMGEHLCRELALPFEVCHQPAEPTTAADTQAAVASLVAQGIDLLLFAGGDGTARDICAVAPESLCVLGIPAGVKIHSGVYGVTPAGTGRLLAKLVRGEPVSLVEADVMDIDEDAFRQGRVRARRYGEMLIPGELSYVQAVKVAGRESEELVLTDIADEVIERMEAEDDCYFIMGSGSTVAAVMERLGLENTLLGVDLVYQKQLIASDLDAQGLYEHIRDRNCKLVITLIGGQGHVFGRGNQQLSPAVIRAVGRDNIWLLATKSKLSSLNGRPLRVDTNDPDLDRELGGLMRVITGYHDEVLVRVANPEYEANE; this is encoded by the coding sequence ATGTTCAGGATCGGACTGATTATCAACCCTCTGGCTGGTCTTGGGGGCAGCGTGGCGCTCAAGGGCAGTGATGGCATGGCCGCCGAGGCCCTGGCCCGGGGCGCCGAGCCCCGGGCCCAGCAGCGCAGCGGTCTGGCCCTGGCCGAGCTGAGTGAACTGAAAGACCGGTTTTGCCTCTATACCGTGGCCGGCAACATGGGTGAGCATCTGTGCCGGGAGCTGGCACTGCCGTTTGAGGTGTGCCACCAGCCGGCCGAGCCTACCACCGCCGCCGATACTCAGGCCGCCGTGGCCAGCCTGGTGGCGCAGGGCATTGATCTGCTGCTGTTTGCCGGCGGTGATGGCACCGCCCGGGACATCTGCGCGGTGGCGCCGGAAAGCCTGTGCGTGCTGGGCATTCCCGCCGGGGTGAAAATTCATTCCGGCGTCTATGGCGTCACTCCCGCCGGCACCGGCCGGCTGCTGGCCAAACTGGTGCGTGGCGAGCCGGTGAGCCTGGTGGAAGCGGACGTGATGGACATCGACGAAGATGCCTTTCGCCAGGGCCGGGTGCGTGCCCGGCGCTACGGCGAAATGCTTATTCCCGGCGAACTCAGCTATGTGCAGGCGGTGAAGGTGGCCGGCAGAGAGTCGGAAGAGCTGGTGCTCACCGACATCGCCGACGAGGTGATCGAGCGCATGGAGGCGGAAGACGACTGCTACTTTATCATGGGCTCGGGCAGCACGGTGGCGGCGGTGATGGAGCGGCTGGGCCTTGAAAACACCCTGCTGGGCGTGGATCTGGTTTATCAAAAACAACTAATTGCCTCGGATCTGGATGCTCAGGGCCTGTATGAACACATCAGGGACAGAAACTGCAAGCTGGTGATCACCCTGATCGGGGGCCAGGGCCATGTGTTTGGCCGCGGCAATCAGCAGCTCAGCCCGGCGGTGATACGCGCCGTGGGGCGCGACAATATCTGGCTGCTGGCGACCAAGTCCAAGCTCAGCTCTCTGAACGGGCGCCCGCTGCGAGTCGACACCAATGATCCCGACCTGGACCGCGAACTCGGCGGCCTGATGCGGGTGATCACTGGCTACCATGATGAAGTGCTGGTACGGGTGGCAAACCCGGAATACGAGGCAAATGAATGA
- a CDS encoding YfcL family protein codes for MNIFEFEQRLLNDIDSKVAEATPDQLFAGGYLRGHITLAVAQSEIAGRNHVRDVKARVKTSLNQAILSGELNDDDQKLVLNYWNQLLARAEAGA; via the coding sequence ATGAACATTTTTGAATTTGAACAGCGGCTGCTGAATGACATCGACAGTAAGGTGGCTGAAGCCACGCCGGATCAGCTGTTTGCCGGTGGCTACCTGCGCGGGCACATCACCCTGGCGGTGGCCCAGAGCGAAATTGCCGGCCGCAACCATGTGCGCGACGTCAAGGCGCGGGTCAAGACCAGCCTGAACCAGGCCATTCTGAGCGGCGAGCTCAACGACGATGATCAGAAACTGGTGCTCAACTACTGGAATCAGCTGCTGGCCCGGGCGGAAGCCGGCGCCTGA
- the cysN gene encoding sulfate adenylyltransferase subunit CysN gives MAHQSDLIASDIEQYLQQHEHKSLLRFITCGSVDDGKSTLIGRLLFESKMLFEDQLAAMEADSKKYGTQGEDIDFALLVDGLAAEREQGITIDVAYRFFSTDKRKFIVADTPGHEQYTRNMVTGASTADAAILMVDARKGILTQTRRHSYLMSLLGIRQVVVAINKMDLVNYSEDTFRKIKEDYAQFAEQLNLDNITYIPMSAFKGDNIVEPSANMPWYHGTTLMGYLETVEVDDTRMQRAPFRLPVQWVNRPNLDFRGFAGTIASGVVKPGDRIRVLPSGKESTVDRIVVHGGDLPEAVAGQSVTLTLKDEIDISRGDVISTAEAPVETADQFESTLVWMHEDPLLPGRPYLLKIGTKTVTASVTDIKYQVNVNTLEHVAAKKLDLNGIAVCNLSLDRAIAFDDYQSNKDTGGFILIDRLSNNTVAAGMLHFSLRRSQNIHMQHVDVNKEARALSKGQKPAVLWFTGLSGAGKSTIANLVEKKLHAQGNHTYLLDGDNVRHGLNKDLGFTDADRVENIRRVAEVSKLMVDAGLIVLTAFISPFRAERRLARELLEDGEFIEVHVDTPLNVAEERDVKGLYKKARRGELKNFTGIDSAYEQPENPEIRLDTTRLSADEAADAVIELLKEKGIIGNGDWSI, from the coding sequence ATGGCGCACCAATCCGATCTGATCGCTTCCGATATCGAGCAATACCTGCAACAGCACGAGCACAAGAGCCTGCTGCGCTTTATCACCTGCGGCAGCGTGGACGATGGCAAGAGTACCCTGATCGGGCGCTTGTTGTTCGAGTCCAAGATGCTGTTTGAAGATCAGCTCGCCGCCATGGAGGCCGACTCGAAAAAGTACGGCACTCAGGGTGAGGACATCGACTTTGCGCTGCTGGTGGACGGCCTGGCCGCCGAGCGCGAGCAGGGCATTACCATCGACGTGGCCTACCGCTTCTTCTCCACCGACAAGCGCAAGTTCATTGTGGCCGACACTCCCGGACACGAGCAGTACACCCGCAACATGGTGACCGGCGCCTCCACCGCCGACGCCGCCATTCTGATGGTGGATGCGCGCAAGGGCATTCTCACCCAGACCCGCCGCCACAGCTACCTGATGTCGCTGCTGGGCATTCGCCAGGTGGTGGTGGCCATCAACAAGATGGATCTGGTGAACTACTCGGAAGACACCTTCCGCAAGATTAAGGAAGACTACGCGCAATTTGCCGAGCAGCTCAACCTCGACAACATCACCTATATTCCCATGTCGGCGTTCAAGGGCGACAACATCGTTGAGCCCAGCGCCAACATGCCCTGGTATCACGGCACCACCCTGATGGGCTACCTGGAAACCGTGGAAGTGGACGACACCCGCATGCAGCGCGCGCCCTTCCGCCTGCCGGTGCAGTGGGTCAACCGCCCCAACCTGGACTTCCGCGGCTTTGCCGGCACCATCGCCAGCGGCGTGGTCAAACCCGGCGATCGCATTCGCGTGCTGCCGTCGGGCAAGGAAAGCACCGTCGACCGCATTGTGGTGCACGGCGGCGATCTGCCCGAAGCGGTAGCCGGTCAGTCGGTGACCCTGACCCTGAAAGATGAAATCGACATCTCCCGGGGGGATGTGATCTCCACCGCCGAGGCGCCGGTGGAAACCGCCGATCAGTTCGAGTCCACTCTGGTGTGGATGCACGAAGATCCACTGCTGCCGGGCCGCCCCTACCTGCTGAAGATCGGCACCAAGACGGTGACCGCCTCGGTGACCGACATCAAGTATCAGGTGAACGTCAACACCCTGGAGCACGTGGCCGCCAAGAAGCTGGATCTGAACGGCATTGCGGTGTGTAACCTCAGCCTGGACCGGGCCATTGCCTTTGACGACTACCAGAGCAACAAGGACACCGGCGGCTTTATTCTGATCGACCGGCTGTCCAACAACACCGTGGCCGCCGGCATGCTGCACTTCTCCCTGCGCCGCAGCCAGAACATTCACATGCAGCACGTGGACGTGAACAAGGAAGCGCGGGCGCTCTCCAAGGGCCAGAAACCGGCGGTGCTGTGGTTTACCGGCCTGTCCGGTGCCGGCAAGTCGACCATCGCCAACCTGGTGGAGAAAAAGCTGCACGCGCAGGGCAACCACACCTACCTGCTGGACGGTGACAACGTGCGCCACGGCCTGAACAAGGATCTGGGCTTTACCGACGCCGACCGGGTGGAGAACATTCGCCGGGTGGCGGAAGTGTCGAAGCTGATGGTGGATGCGGGCCTGATCGTGCTCACCGCCTTTATCTCGCCGTTCCGCGCCGAGCGCCGCCTGGCCCGGGAGCTGCTGGAAGACGGTGAATTCATCGAAGTGCACGTGGACACCCCGCTCAACGTGGCGGAAGAGCGCGACGTGAAGGGGCTGTACAAGAAGGCCCGCCGCGGTGAGCTGAAGAACTTCACCGGCATCGACTCCGCCTACGAGCAGCCGGAGAACCCGGAAATCCGCCTCGACACCACCCGGCTGAGTGCCGACGAAGCGGCCGATGCGGTGATCGAACTGCTGAAGGAGAAAGGCATTATCGGCAATGGTGACTGGTCCATCTGA
- the cysD gene encoding sulfate adenylyltransferase subunit CysD — MNLTHLQRLEAESIHIMREVVAEADNPVMLYSIGKDSAVMLHLAMKAFYPSVPPFPLLHVDTRWKFREMYEFRDRMAKELGMELLVHINPEAIEKDINPFTHGSAIHTDITKTEGLKQALDKYGFDAAFGGARRDEEKSRAKERIFSFRTAQHRWDPKNQRPELWKQYNTRKHKGESIRVFPLSNWTELDIWQYIHLENIPIVPLYYAAQRPVVERDGTLIMVDDERMPLKEGEVPMMKSVRFRTLGCYPLTGAVESEADTLPAIIQEMLLTKTSERQGRMIDHDSAASMEKKKQEGYF; from the coding sequence ATGAATCTGACGCACCTGCAACGGCTGGAAGCCGAAAGTATCCACATCATGCGGGAAGTGGTGGCCGAGGCCGACAACCCCGTCATGCTCTACTCCATCGGCAAGGACAGCGCCGTGATGCTGCACCTGGCCATGAAGGCATTCTACCCCTCGGTGCCGCCCTTTCCGCTGCTGCACGTGGACACCCGCTGGAAGTTCCGCGAAATGTACGAGTTCCGCGATCGCATGGCCAAGGAGCTGGGCATGGAGCTGCTGGTGCACATCAACCCGGAAGCCATCGAGAAGGACATCAACCCCTTCACTCACGGCTCCGCCATTCATACCGACATCACCAAGACCGAAGGGCTCAAGCAGGCACTGGACAAGTACGGTTTCGACGCCGCCTTTGGGGGCGCCCGCCGCGATGAGGAAAAGTCCCGGGCCAAGGAGCGCATTTTCTCCTTCCGTACCGCCCAGCACCGCTGGGATCCGAAAAACCAGCGCCCCGAGCTGTGGAAGCAGTACAACACCCGCAAGCACAAGGGCGAGTCCATTCGCGTGTTCCCGCTGTCCAACTGGACCGAGCTCGATATCTGGCAGTACATTCACCTGGAGAATATTCCCATCGTGCCGCTGTATTACGCCGCCCAGCGTCCGGTGGTGGAGCGCGACGGCACCCTGATCATGGTGGACGACGAGCGCATGCCGCTGAAAGAGGGCGAAGTGCCGATGATGAAGAGCGTGCGTTTCCGTACCCTCGGCTGCTACCCGCTCACCGGCGCGGTGGAGTCCGAGGCCGACACCCTGCCCGCCATTATTCAGGAAATGCTGCTGACCAAGACCTCGGAGCGCCAGGGCCGCATGATCGACCACGACTCCGCTGCATCCATGGAAAAGAAAAAACAAGAGGGTTACTTCTGA
- a CDS encoding SLC13 family permease: MSAYLVLASIGALLALLIHGRLSPAVLFSSWAAGYVILGVVDEQAMLSSFSNPALITLLVLMLVSLALERSPLLERLSDTLLRGQEWRASLRLMGLTAGLSAFLNNTAVVGSLLGVISRQRHIPASRLLIPLSFASILGGITTLVGTSTNLVVNSFVVNAGLPALGMFQFTLVGLPVALLCLLGLLFSRRFLPSHQMQGEEGTQPYFLEARLEAGSPLIGHSIEDNGLRRLNGLFLLEIARNDRLISPVSPDEVLEADDVLVFTGEVEKVQALQQFAGLQLFGNGVDRLLASNLVEVVISNESELANRTLQEVDFRTMFNAGVVGIRRGGRRLYGTLGKIPLRVGDSLLLAVGPDFKQHRNLDRNFHLLSNSLQRPRLSARQSLIAFSGFGLVIGLAALGLVPLLNGLLLLLAALLLTRILTLSELRRRFPFELMMVIGSALTVAKALESSGGAQLVADAMRSFFNGYGVFGAFVGVYLITLILTETVTNNAAAALAFPIGLSTAQGFGVDPMPFIMAVAFGASACFMVPFGYQTHLMVYSPGRYRVLDYIRSGLPVSLLYSIGVLTLVPLLFPF, encoded by the coding sequence ATGTCAGCATATTTGGTATTAGCATCGATTGGCGCCTTGCTGGCGTTGCTTATTCATGGCCGGCTGTCACCGGCGGTGTTGTTCAGCAGCTGGGCGGCAGGCTATGTGATCCTCGGGGTGGTGGACGAGCAGGCCATGCTGTCGAGTTTTTCCAACCCGGCACTGATCACCCTGCTGGTGCTGATGCTGGTGTCGCTGGCGCTGGAGCGCTCGCCCTTGCTGGAGCGGCTGTCCGATACCCTGCTGAGAGGGCAGGAATGGCGCGCCAGCCTGCGGCTGATGGGACTGACCGCCGGGCTTTCCGCCTTTCTCAACAACACCGCCGTGGTGGGCTCGCTGCTGGGGGTGATCTCCCGCCAGCGCCATATTCCTGCCTCGCGGTTGCTTATTCCGCTGTCGTTCGCTTCCATTCTCGGCGGCATCACTACCCTGGTGGGCACCTCCACCAACCTGGTGGTGAACTCCTTCGTGGTCAACGCCGGGCTGCCGGCACTGGGCATGTTCCAGTTCACCCTGGTGGGTCTGCCGGTGGCGCTGCTGTGCCTGCTGGGCCTGCTGTTCAGCCGGCGCTTTTTGCCCTCGCACCAGATGCAGGGCGAAGAAGGCACCCAGCCCTATTTTCTGGAAGCGCGGCTGGAAGCCGGCTCGCCGCTGATAGGGCACAGCATTGAAGACAATGGCCTGCGTCGGCTCAACGGCCTGTTTTTGCTGGAAATTGCCCGTAACGACCGGCTGATCAGCCCGGTTTCCCCCGACGAAGTGCTGGAGGCCGACGACGTGCTGGTGTTTACCGGCGAGGTGGAAAAGGTGCAGGCACTGCAGCAGTTTGCCGGTCTGCAGCTGTTCGGCAACGGGGTAGACCGGCTGCTGGCGTCCAATCTGGTGGAAGTGGTGATTTCCAACGAGTCGGAGCTGGCCAACCGCACCCTGCAGGAAGTGGACTTTCGCACCATGTTCAATGCCGGCGTGGTGGGCATTCGCCGGGGAGGGCGCCGGCTTTATGGCACCCTGGGCAAGATTCCGCTCAGGGTAGGCGACAGCCTGCTGCTGGCGGTGGGGCCCGACTTCAAGCAGCACCGCAACCTGGATCGCAACTTTCACCTGCTCAGCAACAGCCTGCAACGGCCCAGGCTCAGCGCCCGTCAGAGCCTGATCGCCTTCAGCGGTTTTGGCCTGGTGATCGGTCTGGCGGCGCTGGGGCTGGTGCCGCTGCTGAATGGCCTGCTGCTGTTGCTGGCGGCGCTGCTGCTGACCCGTATTCTCACTCTGTCGGAGCTGCGCCGGCGCTTTCCCTTTGAGCTGATGATGGTGATCGGCTCGGCGTTGACCGTGGCCAAGGCGCTGGAAAGTTCCGGCGGCGCCCAGCTGGTAGCCGACGCCATGCGCAGCTTTTTCAACGGCTACGGCGTGTTCGGTGCCTTTGTGGGAGTGTATCTCATCACCCTGATACTGACCGAAACCGTGACCAACAACGCCGCCGCCGCCCTGGCGTTTCCCATTGGCTTGTCTACCGCCCAGGGGTTTGGTGTGGATCCCATGCCCTTTATCATGGCGGTGGCCTTTGGTGCCAGCGCCTGCTTTATGGTGCCCTTTGGCTACCAGACCCACCTGATGGTGTATTCACCGGGTCGCTACCGGGTGCTGGATTACATTCGAAGCGGTCTGCCGGTGAGCCTGCTCTACAGCATTGGCGTGCTGACTCTGGTGCCCCTGCTCTTTCCGTTTTGA
- a CDS encoding helix-turn-helix transcriptional regulator: MDSVLPRRLKAARLHCQLTQKQLGLRLGLDENTASARMNQYERGKHAPDYLTMQRLARVLKVPVAYFYCDDDLLARLICAVAGHSAEEQRRLLQRLAVPEHPSFEE, translated from the coding sequence ATGGATTCGGTTTTGCCTCGGCGGCTCAAGGCAGCCCGCTTGCACTGCCAGCTTACCCAGAAGCAACTGGGGTTGCGTCTTGGTCTGGATGAAAACACGGCCAGCGCCAGAATGAACCAGTACGAAAGGGGCAAACATGCCCCTGATTACCTCACCATGCAGCGGCTGGCCAGGGTGCTGAAGGTGCCGGTTGCCTATTTTTACTGCGACGATGATTTGCTGGCCAGGCTCATCTGTGCCGTTGCCGGTCACTCTGCCGAAGAGCAGCGCCGGCTGCTGCAACGGCTTGCGGTGCCGGAGCATCCGTCGTTCGAAGAGTGA
- a CDS encoding glutathione S-transferase N-terminal domain-containing protein, producing MLVKLLRNGVGGLVQVGDLLTRPAKMKRTAEAQQEINEACKQLALYQLPRCPFCIKVRRTIHKLNLPIEKRNVYPGSVHREELQAGGGRVKSPCLRIEENGETRWMYESNDIIAYLQQRFGEA from the coding sequence ATGTTGGTAAAGCTGTTACGTAATGGCGTGGGTGGCCTTGTTCAGGTGGGCGACCTGCTGACCCGTCCGGCCAAAATGAAGCGCACAGCCGAAGCGCAGCAAGAAATAAATGAGGCCTGCAAGCAACTGGCGCTCTATCAGCTGCCCCGCTGCCCGTTCTGCATCAAGGTGCGCCGGACCATACACAAGCTGAACCTGCCCATTGAAAAGCGCAACGTGTACCCCGGATCGGTGCACAGAGAGGAATTGCAGGCCGGTGGCGGCCGGGTGAAATCCCCCTGCCTGCGAATTGAGGAAAACGGTGAAACTCGCTGGATGTACGAGTCGAACGACATTATCGCCTACCTGCAGCAGCGGTTTGGTGAGGCATAG